A window of Zingiber officinale cultivar Zhangliang chromosome 5A, Zo_v1.1, whole genome shotgun sequence contains these coding sequences:
- the LOC121979623 gene encoding F-box/kelch-repeat protein At3g61590-like, translating to MPRDSDGEEEEEDEGTLQSWDAILSDELLQKVLSLLPIANIIKLGIVCKRWYEVVHSWPPLSWAMMAPQKPLFFSSCFNDCAFSGRVYDPCLLRWYNFDSTRLEKSIWRTSSSCGLVCLMNVNDENNLLVGNPIKRDWKLLPQVPGSSSPHYNALALSLDRRTRGYTVAVAKCTHTLLPGNSCHWHLSVHIYESTSKSWATPFAQDIGFWMGSNEAVICNGVLYYFIGLHTGHRRLVAFDLSKPPSSIESLIQESIRGPYRLVDVGLINLSNKLVMVGMIEHYWPNEAEGAVILKLEDKTWREVARMPISVYMALHGKNFICCGAGDFLFMHSSLSPVLLTFDMRQKVWKWSSRPCPEHLDIAVQVPNLLRLLLRTEA from the coding sequence ATGCCTAGAGATAGCGAcggcgaggaggaggaagaagacgagggaaCATTGCAGTCGTGGGATGCCATTCTATCGGACGAACTCCTGCAGAAGGTGCTCTCCTTGTTGCCCATCGCCAACATCATCAAATTGGGAATCGTGTGCAAACGGTGGTACGAGGTGGTTCACTCCTGGCCCCCGTTGTCGTGGGCGATGATGGCGCCACAGAAGCCGTTGTTCTTCAGTTCCTGCTTTAACGACTGCGCCTTCTCAGGCCGCGTGTACGACCCTTGTCTCCTCCGGTGGTACAACTTCGACTCCACCCGCTTAGAAAAGAGCATCTGGCGCACGTCCTCCTCCTGCGGCCTCGTCTGCTTAATGAACGTCAATGACGAGAACAACTTATTGGTTGGCAATCCCATCAAGAGAGACTGGAAGTTGCTTCCTCAAGTCCCCGGTAGCTCTTCCCCCCACTACAACGCGCTCGCCTTGTCGTTAGACCGCCGCACGCGCGGCTACACCGTGGCCGTCGCCAAGTGCACCCACACCCTGCTGCCAGGGAACTCCTGTCATTGGCACTTATCCGTCCACATCTACGAATCCACGTCAAAATCGTGGGCCACACCCTTTGCCCAAGACATCGGCTTCTGGATGGGCAGCAACGAGGCCGTCATATGCAACGGTGTGCTCTATTACTTCATCGGCCTGCACACGGGGCATCGTCGCTTAGTGGCGTTCGATCTTTCCAAGCCGCCCTCAAGCATAGAGTCTCTGATTCAAGAATCGATTCGTGGTCCATATCGTCTTGTCGATGTTGGGTTAATCAACCTGTCGAACAAATTGGTCATGGTCGGCATGATAGAACACTACTGGCCAAACGAGGCAGAGGGAGCGGTGATTTTGAAACTCGAGGATAAGACATGGCGGGAGGTGGCTCGAATGCCGATCTCCGTGTACATGGCGTTACACGGCAAAAATTTCATTTGCTGCGGTGCCGGCGACTTCCTCTTCATGCACTCCTCGTTGTCCCCGGTGCTACTGACCTTCGACATGAGGCAGAAGGTGTGGAAATGGTCGAGCCGCCCGTGCCCTGAGCACTTGGACATTGCAGTTCAGGTCCCTAACCTACTGCGGCTTCTGCTTCGAACCGAGGCTTGA